ACTTCTTCATCTGGAGTTCTTAGGAGAACCACAGAATTCCCTGAAATGGTACATAGAATGTTGTGTATTTATGCATTTTCCAGGGAGAAGAtccatactttaaaaatatttaaatagtactAGATTCTTTTAAGAGCTGTTACTGTACAGCCTGGGCTGTAGGCAGAAAGTGAGCAAGGGGCTGGTGAGTTCTTTGTGGCCATGGTGGCCTGAGTGCTCCTGAGCTTAGACTTCAGTGAGCCTCCACAGAGTCTGGCAGGCCTTTGTGTCCCAGTGGTGTGTGCCAGTCCTTGGGTTCAGGTAGGAAGGGTAAAGAGCAGCCATGGGCCTGAGAGCTAGAGTGTCCATTCCCACTTTTCTCGTCCtaggccctgggctctgtgctcaTGTAGGTTCTTTCCTTGCTACCTGCCACCTGGCTCAACATGTGGCCTTTGCCTGATTCTGAGGTTACCAGGAGACAAACAGTAATCCTGTGGGGCCCATTCTGAATCCCTAGGCTGGATCCTCATAGACCGATGTGGAAAGCACTTTGGCACCATTTTGAATTACCTCCGAGATGACACTATTACCCTCCCTCAAAACCGGCAAGAAATCAAAGAATTGATGGCTGAAGCAAAATATTACCTCATTCAGGGCCTGGTGAACATGTGCCAGACTGCCCTGCAGGTAAGTGGGCAGAGTTTGGGGGTAACCTAATGAAGGTGGGATTTACCACTCCTCTAGAGACTTACAGGGTCAGTGCCAGTATGGAAGATGAGGTCAACGAATCCAAACCTAGTTAGAAGTcaggtacagtggtacacacctgtaattccagtgactcgggaggctgaggcaggaggattgcaagttcaaagccatcctgagcaatttagtgaggccctaaacaacttagcaagaccctgtctttttaaaaaaaaaaaaaaaaggtggagggatgtggctcagtgttaaagtgcctctgggtttaattcctagtactaaTTAACAAACCCATTTAGAACAGTGAAATGCTGTacaggcccagcaacctggcAGCCAGGTTTTCAAGCTCAGCAGTGAGACTCTGCTTCTAGCCCATGTGCTTAGGTGTGTGGACTCCAGGTTTTCTGGAAATGGGGGTCTGCTTGCCAGCTGTCAGGATTTCTTGCCAGAGACCTCATGATCTCTGTCTGATCCTCCTGGCTAAGTAGAGGGTAGCCATGGCAGAGGGGCTGCAGGGGTACCTAGCTAAGCCTGGCAAGCAGAAGAACCCAAGGAAGGCTCTCTGTTCTGTGCATTGTCTCCCAGGACAAGAAGGACTCCTACCAGCCTGTGTGCAACATCCCCATCATCACATccctgagggaggaggacaggcTCATCGAATCCTCCACCAAGGTACCGGGAGCTCAGAGGGCTGTGGCCAGGGAATGCCATGCCCCCAGCCTGGCCCTCACTCTCTCCTCCCTCACAGCCCGTGGTGAAGCTGCTGTACAATAGAAGCAACAACAAGTATTCCTACACCAGGTAGGTGGGCATGTCTGCGGGGGGACTTGAGAAGGGCTTTAGAGGCAGCTGAAAGAGCACAGCCAGAGCAGACACAGGGCAGCAGACCCGGGGACAGCCTCCTGCTCTCCTGAAGTGGATAACATGGGTCTggggttatttcttttttttttttcttgaggtgcTGGGTTTGGGGGAACACAgtcttgggcatgctaggcaagtgctccaccactgagctacaccaggGGAAGGGAAATCAGGGTAGAGATACTTAGAATTTGGCACAGGACCTTGTTGGGATATAGAGGAGGGAACAGGAAACACGCCCTTAACATGTATCATGTCAAGAGCATGCCCAGTGTTTTCATCAACATTGTCTCACCAGGCAGGGGGCTGCTAGGAAGCCAGCAGACTGGGAGTCCTCCTAAGCCTCCTGCAGCCTTTGTGCTTCCCACTGGACAACTTCCCCGTGGCCTCCAGGGTCCTTGAAACAGTCCACAGTTAATTATACACAGATGGTTGCGGGCTCAGAGTCCCAGACTCTCCCTGTGCTTCCCTGTAGAGAGGCACATTGCCAGCCCCACAGCAAGGGAAGGAACGCCCCCTGCTGGAGTAGCAGCAGGACTTTGTCTCTTTGAGTTTAGGGAGAAGAGACCCCCCTTTCCTTAGTCTCTGCTATAACTTAAAACCAACTCAATCCCTTTTCCTCACAGGCCCCCAAACCCAGAGGTTGCCCCATGACTGTCTTCCTGTCCCCCTGGCATCTTGACTTGTCTTCATTTCAGCATggcaggcagggaggggaggggagggcccaGCTCGCCCTAACAGCTCCTCTGGTGCCAGAACCTCATTCCCAGGCCTGTCGGCCCTCATGGGTTTTTCAGCAACTCCGATGACCACCTGCTGAAAAACATAGAGCTGTTTGACAAGCTGTCCTTGCGCTTCAATGGCCGAGTGCTCTTCATCAAGGATGTCATCGGTGACGAGATCTGCTGCTGGTCCTTCTATGGCCAGGGTCGTAAGCTGGCAGAGGTGTGCTGCACCTCCATCGTGTATGCCACAGAAAAGAAGCAGACCAAGGTATGGGGCCTTCCTCTGCACAAGGCAGAACACACAGCAAGCAGCTGGGGCAGTGCTGCCCCCAGATGAGGCTTTCCCACAAAGCTCTGTGTTTGGCTTTCTTTCCCAAACATGCTGTGATACTGCTGGCTAGGACAAAGCCAGAACAAGGGATGTGGGAATGGATGGAAACCATCTGCTTCTGGTAGCTAAGGGACAGGAGGCATTGGCCAACAGGGAACTGTGTGATGCAGTGGGAAGGACCAGGTACTTGAAGTTGGCCCAATTCGGATTTAAATTCTGGTTCCACCACATACCAGCTGATTTTTTGGATAAGCCA
This window of the Ictidomys tridecemlineatus isolate mIctTri1 chromosome 3, mIctTri1.hap1, whole genome shotgun sequence genome carries:
- the Tnfaip1 gene encoding BTB/POZ domain-containing adapter for CUL3-mediated RhoA degradation protein 2, with amino-acid sequence MSGDTCLCPASGAKPKLSGFKGGGLGNKYVQLNVGGSLYYTTVRALTRHDTMLKAMFSGRMEVLTDKEGWILIDRCGKHFGTILNYLRDDTITLPQNRQEIKELMAEAKYYLIQGLVNMCQTALQDKKDSYQPVCNIPIITSLREEDRLIESSTKPVVKLLYNRSNNKYSYTSNSDDHLLKNIELFDKLSLRFNGRVLFIKDVIGDEICCWSFYGQGRKLAEVCCTSIVYATEKKQTKVEFPEARIYEETLNVLLYETPRVPDNSLLEATSRSRSQASPSEDEEAYELRDRVRRIHVKRYSTYDDRQLGHQSAHRD